A single region of the Saprospiraceae bacterium genome encodes:
- a CDS encoding DEAD/DEAH box helicase translates to MQNGDFFQRFRKNSVLTPKVTKSPKVFFQIMEDDYGAYVKPVDDKGGALEVSYLNYSGAERNVLRSLSQIQEKNNFVIDWEKPNGHVYLNDFQYLMGQLRHCKNVVDATMKPLAFDDEMGFVKVIIQALVAPKEGQYRSQIVVQNRAGQHPDFTMLTEEAVLLTEQSLVIDIPPLGANFNQLKYFNTTVEEKKLGLFLSLLFSYHDNVKLNFLDYQLSYTADAIAAQPSLIFEKVDEDNALYMRVAQVLPEFPVDTLETFDLYRYASISEMEQHVTVKFIEQAPLQQITEHLSKLLKPKRKRGEENTIEGNLFQEGSLFILPSDLAAYFIYETLPTLLGEFQIFGAEKLRNYKVKASLPKLSLNLSHGIDFLEGEATLDFEGEVIGLFDALAQLKKQKYILLSDGSHALVNTEYIRRLERIFQKKGNKVQLSFFDLPLVDDLLEEQLKTGVFKKSRAIFEGFNDLAKKKAKLPSLNATLRPYQKQGYKWLQYLYEQQLGGCLADDMGLGKTLQTIALLATIYPEEKAPTLIVMPRSLLFNWKQEVLKFAPQMSTFTFYGHQRDWEEAQKNNLILTTYGVMRSEIEQLKDISFHYLILDESQNIKNIQAQTTKAAMLLKAKHRLALSGTPIENNLAELYSLFRFLNPAMFGSLRQFNEDYLSPIQKENDQNVTRELRKKIYPFILRRLKKDVLQDLPDKVEQIIYVEMSDEQKKLYEQRRQFYQVAIQQQIASQGLQQSRFFIFQALNELRQIASIPENLSDDKIASPKRELLEEQLNDTIANGHKALIFVNYLNAIELISQQLEEMGVDFVSMTGATRNREILVDRFQNDPQCKVFLMTLKTGGTGLNLTAADTVFIFDPWWNVAAETQAIDRAHRIGQLQKVMAYKFITQDTIEEKIILLQQRKKELFDSIISTDSGALKSMTEEDINYILG, encoded by the coding sequence ATTTGAATGACTTTCAATACCTGATGGGGCAATTACGCCATTGTAAAAATGTTGTCGATGCCACAATGAAGCCCTTGGCATTCGATGATGAAATGGGATTTGTCAAAGTCATTATTCAAGCCTTGGTTGCTCCAAAAGAAGGACAATATAGGAGTCAAATAGTGGTGCAAAACCGAGCTGGACAACATCCTGATTTTACGATGTTGACAGAAGAGGCTGTATTATTGACCGAGCAAAGTCTGGTAATAGATATTCCTCCCTTGGGCGCCAACTTCAACCAACTCAAGTATTTTAATACAACGGTTGAAGAAAAAAAACTGGGACTTTTTCTTTCCTTGCTCTTTTCTTACCACGACAATGTAAAACTTAACTTCTTAGATTATCAGTTGAGCTATACGGCTGATGCCATAGCGGCACAGCCTAGCCTTATTTTTGAAAAAGTCGATGAAGATAATGCGCTTTATATGCGGGTGGCACAGGTATTACCCGAATTCCCTGTTGATACGCTGGAGACTTTTGACTTGTATCGCTACGCCAGTATTAGCGAAATGGAACAACACGTTACGGTTAAGTTTATTGAACAAGCTCCCCTTCAGCAAATTACGGAGCACCTTTCCAAACTTTTAAAACCAAAGAGAAAAAGAGGCGAAGAAAACACCATTGAGGGCAACTTATTCCAGGAAGGGAGCCTTTTCATTTTACCTAGCGACCTGGCGGCCTACTTCATTTATGAAACCCTCCCAACCTTATTAGGCGAGTTTCAAATTTTTGGCGCAGAGAAACTGCGCAATTATAAAGTCAAAGCCAGCTTGCCTAAATTGTCGCTAAACCTTAGTCATGGCATCGACTTCCTGGAGGGAGAGGCCACCCTCGACTTTGAGGGGGAAGTAATTGGACTATTCGATGCCTTGGCGCAGTTAAAAAAACAAAAATACATTCTACTCAGTGATGGCTCCCATGCCTTGGTGAATACGGAATATATCCGCCGCTTGGAACGGATTTTCCAAAAAAAAGGAAATAAGGTACAACTCTCTTTTTTTGATCTTCCTTTGGTCGACGATTTACTGGAAGAACAGCTAAAAACAGGGGTTTTTAAAAAATCCAGGGCCATTTTTGAAGGATTTAATGACTTGGCCAAAAAAAAAGCAAAACTCCCTTCTTTAAACGCGACGCTGCGCCCTTACCAAAAACAAGGCTATAAATGGCTCCAGTATTTATATGAACAGCAATTAGGTGGTTGCCTGGCAGATGACATGGGCCTGGGGAAAACGCTGCAAACTATTGCGCTATTGGCGACCATTTATCCTGAAGAAAAAGCGCCGACGCTAATTGTTATGCCGCGCAGTTTGCTGTTTAATTGGAAACAGGAAGTCCTGAAGTTTGCGCCCCAAATGTCTACTTTTACTTTTTATGGTCATCAACGAGATTGGGAGGAGGCCCAAAAGAACAACCTGATCCTAACCACCTATGGGGTCATGCGCAGTGAAATAGAACAGTTAAAGGACATTTCTTTTCACTATCTGATACTGGATGAATCACAAAACATCAAAAATATCCAGGCTCAAACCACCAAAGCAGCTATGCTCCTGAAAGCCAAACACCGGCTTGCACTCAGCGGTACACCCATCGAAAACAACCTGGCTGAGCTTTATTCCTTATTCCGCTTTCTTAACCCCGCCATGTTTGGTAGCTTGCGGCAATTTAATGAAGACTACTTATCTCCCATCCAAAAGGAGAATGATCAAAATGTGACCCGAGAGTTGCGCAAAAAAATCTATCCTTTTATATTACGACGATTGAAAAAGGACGTCTTACAAGATTTGCCGGATAAAGTAGAACAGATCATCTATGTCGAGATGTCCGACGAACAAAAAAAGCTGTATGAACAAAGACGGCAATTTTATCAAGTGGCCATCCAGCAACAAATTGCCAGCCAGGGTTTGCAACAAAGTCGTTTCTTCATTTTCCAGGCACTCAATGAATTGCGACAAATCGCCTCTATTCCTGAGAACCTCAGCGACGACAAAATAGCCTCCCCGAAACGGGAATTGCTGGAAGAGCAACTGAATGACACCATAGCCAATGGGCACAAAGCCCTTATTTTTGTCAATTACCTCAATGCTATTGAATTGATTAGCCAACAGCTAGAGGAGATGGGCGTCGATTTTGTCAGTATGACGGGGGCTACCAGAAACCGGGAAATATTGGTTGATCGTTTCCAAAACGACCCGCAATGCAAGGTCTTTTTAATGACCTTGAAAACGGGGGGTACAGGCCTCAACCTTACCGCAGCAGACACCGTTTTCATCTTTGATCCGTGGTGGAATGTGGCAGCCGAAACCCAGGCCATCGACCGGGCCCACCGCATCGGTCAATTGCAAAAAGTAATGGCTTATAAATTTATTACCCAGGATACCATTGAAGAGAAAATCATCTTACTGCAACAACGCAAAAAGGAATTATTTGATAGCATCATTTCTACGGATAGTGGTGCACTCAAATCTATGACCGAAGAAGATATTAATTATATTCTAGGATAG